In Citrus sinensis cultivar Valencia sweet orange chromosome 2, DVS_A1.0, whole genome shotgun sequence, a single genomic region encodes these proteins:
- the LOC102628584 gene encoding transcription elongation factor 1 homolog, translating to MGKRKSRAKPPPKKRVDKLDTVFSCPFCNHGTSVECRIDMKNLIGEAICNICQESFSTTITALTEPIDIYSEWIDECERVNNLEDDGAYEKA from the exons ATGGGAAAGAGGAAGTCAAGGGCAAAGCCGCCACCCAAGAAGCGAGTGGACAAGCTTGACACTGTCTTCAGTTGTCCCTTCTGTAACCATGGCACCAGTGTTGAGTGCCGCAT TGATATGAAGAACTTGATTGGCGAAGCTATATGCAATATATGCCAAGAGAGCTTCAGCACTACTATCACAG CTTTAACTGAACCAATAGACAT ATATAGTGAATGGATTGATGAATGTGAACGGGTTAACAACCTTGAAGATGACGGTGCTTATGAGAAAGCTTGA